Below is a genomic region from Nitrospira defluvii.
TGGTTGTTGTGGTCATGATGGTGTCTCCTTCGATGGTGTGTGTCATGGTGAATTGGTCAACGTTGGCAAATCGGTTCCGCATAGAGGGCCTGCGAGGCGGTCACGACCGCTTCATGAGCTTCCTGCGACAACCTTGGCAGATCCCTTGGGCTGTACCGGGCAAACGTCATCAAGGCTTCGCGCTCGAAGCGCCCAAGCCTTGCCGCCTGTGCGACCACTCTCCGGGCGAAGTCGAACTCCCAGGTTTCCGGAAGCGTCGCCTGCCCCCGCGTTTGCTGTTCAATCTCGTCCACGAGCGTGCGGACCTTCACTAGCTTCCCATCGACTTCGCAGAGTACGTCCCCCGCTGCCGTGTGAACCCGATCCGGTTCGAACAGCGTCGCGAGGATGAATTCGCGATGGGACCTGAAGTAGTCGTTCCATTTGTGATGGCTCTCCATGATGGCCTCCTGATGAGTGACAAGGATTGACAATCCGCCTGCGCTGCAGTACATCGTGAATCGATGAGAGCCTACCGAGTCGAAATCCCGCTCAGCGGGCCTCTCCACGATGAAGCAGAGGTCCTGCTGCAGGAGTCACAGAGCCGTGACACCGGCAGCGATGACCTCAAGCAACGCCTGCGCGACTGGTTCGATCGAGTGCTGCGCTATTGGAACTTCCAGCCGAAGCCGGTCCTGTGTCCGAGATGTCAGACTCGACTCGACACGCTGTATCCGAAAGGTTCGCGAGAAGATTGTGATCTGTGGGAACTTGAGATGAACGGGAAGGGACCGACGATCATCTACACCTGTTTCTCATGTCGAGAGCGGGTGCCGATGCCGATTGGCGTCCTGACCTGAGACGACCTGCCACAGTTTTCCCAACAGGCCATCTCGCAGAATCTCTTCTTCATCGAGCGTACTGAGATACAACCGCACTTTCTCCGGTTCGCTCTGCGCACGTTCCATCAAGTGCCGATAGGTTCGTCGCGCATGCCGGATGTCCCCGAGAAGCATCTCCCACGCCTGTTTTTCCTTCTTGCTCATGCCTGCCATAGGGCGTACCTCCACAATAAAGATGTGCTGAGCTCAGCACGGGGCCGGAGCCCAGGTTGAGTCATGCGATGTCTGGAATGAATGTGAGGTGATTGGACCTGATGCAGAAGAGAACAGATGGAAGGATGGTTTTGAGGAGCTGGAAGGTTGTGAGTGGCGCTGTCCTGCCGATGATCTGACTATGGCACTGTCATGATGTCCTCCTTTCCTGTGTGCTGAAGCCGCTGCCTGTGCGATACGATCAAGGAAAACCGCATCCATGTGGAGACAGACGACGGTCGTCTGACTCAGATGAGCCGACGGTCAGATGAATGTTGGTGATGGAGTCGAACTGTGTGAAGAGTGAAACTGTGCCTGCGCAGGGCGCGCAATCGCTGCTGAAGGGACCGTGCGCTGTCCACGATGATCAGTCGTGAAACGACGGCGTCACGATGATGAGAAGAATTGAGAAAGGTTCTGCCGCGTGAAGTTCACCGGCAGAGAGATGATTCGGCGAGTGCCTACTAAAAGAAGTAAAGTGGCTTTATCCTACGGCTCTGCGCGCCGAGTTGCAAGAGTTTGCCGCCTGCATCACGAAATCTTTTTCGGTCGGGCATCATGCATAACTGAGACCAACCTCCGCCTGACCTGGCCTCAACGGCATCACTCCGATCACACAACACGCGCCCGGTGCGAACGCGCTGCGCACGGACCTCGGCAGGTTTCAGATCGTTCGTGTACCGACATAGAGATTTCACGCGACAACACCACGCGGCTCCACGTTGTATTTTGTCTTTGCCCGTCCTCCCTCCGGCGCTCGTCCCGAGCGCAGGTTCAATCACCCGATGCTCTGTGCGCTTATCTTCGGCACTCAAGGGAGATGTCATGCAGACTCCGGCAGGATGGACCGCTCCCAAAATGGACCATGCGGACCATCACTCCACCCTCGTCCCTATGATTGAATCCTTTCGCCAGGCCATCGCAGATGAGCTGCGGGCTCGGCAACCTCTGAGCGATACGGACAGCTTCACCTTCCCAATCCGCAACGGCCGCCTCCAACACCGTGCTGGGCGAACCTCCTATTTCCTCTTCGACTGCCAGCCGATTCCTGACCACATTCTGGAGGACGCCCATCCTTCTCTCCTAGCGAACGACCAGCGTCATCCTTGCCGAGTCGTTGGATTCTCGATCGATGGCCTCGCACTGGCGCTGGATACAGAACTGCAGGCGGAAATCCCCCAAGCGCATCTCACCTTTGACTCCATCAAGCTCTTGCAGGCCCTCGACAAACGACTGGTCCAGATCCTGCGGCAGCAGGCCGACTTCAACACCGCACTCAGCCTCAAGGCCTTCCAGCCCGATGCCGTCCCCAGACTCGTGGATTCCGCGGGAATTTCCGCACCCCCCTGCCTGAATACAGAACAAGCCGCAGCCTTCGCACGCGCGCTGCAGGACGACCTCCTGTTCGTCCTCGGTCCTCCGGGAACCGGGAAAAGCGAGTTGATCAGTGCCCTTGCTCAGGCTTTCCTGCATCTTGGGCAGCGGATCTTGATCTGCTCTCCGACGAACACCGCCATCGATCACATCCTCGACCTTGTGCTCGATAAGGTGCTGGATTGTCCCCGCGGAACGATCGTTCGCGTAGGAACTGCAAGCCCTGATAGCTCCGAGCGAAGCCAAACGACCAATCTTGAGGCCCTGGTACTGGACCAGATGACCGCTATCGAAGCAACCGTTGAGCCTCTACGGAAGCAACTCAGCGCCCTGGAAGCCGACCTGCCCGGGCTTGAAAGCCTGCTCCAGCATACTCTGCAGATCAGCATCTGCCAGCGCACCGTCGCCGAGCTGCAGCAACGGCATGATCTGCTCGTCGGCTATGAGGAGCGGCTCCTCAGCGCGATCGCAAGGGTTCGAAGCGAGTTGGAAGAGGCCCACCACCGCCTGGCGTCCCTGCGGGCCCTGCCCTTTGTGTTCCGGCTACTGAAGCGACGGCAGATCGCGCAGACGGAACAATTCATTCTGGAAGAAACTCCCGAGCAAGCCAGGCGCTATGCGGCCCTCCGGATGCTCGAACAGGATCTCCGCCAATCACGGCGACTCATCCAGGACGCTCAGGCACGGGAGCGAGCAGCCAGAGAGCACCTCCCCTTTTCAGCGGACAACTTCACCCTTGATGAACTCGAACTGCTGGTCCGCGTCACGCAGCACACAATCCGCGAGCTCCGGCAAACCGTCACTGATGGAGAGCGGCGCATTGCGGAGATCGAACGCACGATCATCAACCGAAGCCGGATCATTGCGACCACCTTGACCCGGACCTATGCCTCCAAATTGCTTAGTCCCGAGCGGTTCGACGTCGTGATCCTGGATGAGGCGAGTATGGGCTTGCCGCCCGCCGTCTTTGCCGCCTCGTGTCTCGCAACCAAGAAGCTGATCATCGTCGGCGACTATCTCCAATTGCCCCCAATCACAGTAGCCAAGACCGAGCACACCAAAGCGTGGCTCGCGAGGGATATTTATCAGATCGCGCAGATCACGTCCGGACGGGATCAGCGGGTCGTGTCGCTCGCCACCCAGTACCGGATGCATCCAGATATCGCACGGGTTGCCGCGCGCCTGTATGCCCGCGCCGGCCTCGCATATCACTCGGCCGCCCACATGGGGGCAGCCCGTCGGCCCTTGACGGCCTATGCGCCCGCTCCTGGTCAGCCCTTGATCGTCTTGGACACGGCCGGCGCCGATCCCGTGACCAAACGGGACCGCAGAGGGTCGCCCTATAACCTGTACCACGCCATGCTCGCTGTGCGGCTTGCCATGCAAACCGTCTCGACCCCGGGTGAGGCGCCATCCGTCAGCATCATCGCGCCCTATCGCGCCCAGGTCCATCTGATCGAACGATTGCTCCGCCTTCAAGGGCTGGCAGATTTGGTTCAGGCCGGAACGGTCCACCGCTTCCAAGGACGCCAGAGCGATGTCGTCATCTTCGACACGGTCACGACGGCCAACATCGCACGGACCATGCTCGGGTGGGTGCACGAGGACGCAGCGCCGCACAAGCTCATCAACGTCGCGATCACGCGCGCGAAAGGAAAGCTCATCCTCATCGGCCACGCCGGGGCGCTCGAAGAACTCCAACGGAGTCCCGAACCGCTGCTCTGGGACTTTCTTCAACTGGCCCGGGAATACGGCGTCATCGTGCCCGCGACATCGCTGCTCGCAGCGGTCCCGGATATCCACTTGGATTCCACCGCACAAACAGATCAATTGCTTTCGGAGGTGCTGGCGCGCTCACGCACTCACAGGCAACCCCTGCACCTGATCGAGGCATCTCCTGCGGCAGTGTCGGTTTCCTAACTCGCACCGCACGGTCGCAGAGATGTTCTGCCATGATTGCTCCCTAGTACGCTACGGCTGTAAGGAGAGTTCTTCCCGTCTCCACCTGAGAGAACAGGTTCTCGATCGAGTTGATTT
It encodes:
- a CDS encoding DEAD/DEAH box helicase, producing MQTPAGWTAPKMDHADHHSTLVPMIESFRQAIADELRARQPLSDTDSFTFPIRNGRLQHRAGRTSYFLFDCQPIPDHILEDAHPSLLANDQRHPCRVVGFSIDGLALALDTELQAEIPQAHLTFDSIKLLQALDKRLVQILRQQADFNTALSLKAFQPDAVPRLVDSAGISAPPCLNTEQAAAFARALQDDLLFVLGPPGTGKSELISALAQAFLHLGQRILICSPTNTAIDHILDLVLDKVLDCPRGTIVRVGTASPDSSERSQTTNLEALVLDQMTAIEATVEPLRKQLSALEADLPGLESLLQHTLQISICQRTVAELQQRHDLLVGYEERLLSAIARVRSELEEAHHRLASLRALPFVFRLLKRRQIAQTEQFILEETPEQARRYAALRMLEQDLRQSRRLIQDAQARERAAREHLPFSADNFTLDELELLVRVTQHTIRELRQTVTDGERRIAEIERTIINRSRIIATTLTRTYASKLLSPERFDVVILDEASMGLPPAVFAASCLATKKLIIVGDYLQLPPITVAKTEHTKAWLARDIYQIAQITSGRDQRVVSLATQYRMHPDIARVAARLYARAGLAYHSAAHMGAARRPLTAYAPAPGQPLIVLDTAGADPVTKRDRRGSPYNLYHAMLAVRLAMQTVSTPGEAPSVSIIAPYRAQVHLIERLLRLQGLADLVQAGTVHRFQGRQSDVVIFDTVTTANIARTMLGWVHEDAAPHKLINVAITRAKGKLILIGHAGALEELQRSPEPLLWDFLQLAREYGVIVPATSLLAAVPDIHLDSTAQTDQLLSEVLARSRTHRQPLHLIEASPAAVSVS